One stretch of Emys orbicularis isolate rEmyOrb1 chromosome 5, rEmyOrb1.hap1, whole genome shotgun sequence DNA includes these proteins:
- the LOC135879414 gene encoding tigger transposable element-derived protein 4-like, protein MPRSLSLKEKVQIIRECQRPGATQSQVAAKWELHRSVVCRIWQQKEKLLADYEAGQSNGCRKRGREGKAPAVDRALFTWLKEKRAQGVLLAGPAVKEKARQLAASLGLNDFKASDGWFTRWKKRFNVACGKEQGGKQSADKPITEQWQCEKLPRILEKFSLADIYNADETGLYLKGLCDRGLGEKNEKQEGGKASKDRVTVLVCANMDGSDKRPLVMIGTSKRPRCFPVDFRKLPLNYVSSANAWMTGEIFIKWLKKWDRQLYWQSRQICLFLANCSIHPQGVVLTNIQLEFLPPNATSSMQPMAQGVIENMKGHYRSKIASRINVALDVDPSADVQTVLKTVNLLDCVHLVAEAWQDVKPTTISNCFRKGKFVVPEEGGRDEGIAEFDDPLNDVPLPVNMEKEDLVAAVAVDEDLLTFGELTHEELLRAAAAARPEKRACVDEMYHNAEDTQESEDDFDEVPSLTNSELLKALNTLRHFSQLEGLGDGVYRSLWDIESHLQNKIVTEKKQSKLTEFFHPK, encoded by the coding sequence ATGCCAAGAAGTCTCTCACTGAAGGAGAAAGTGCAGATCATCCGCGAGTGCCAGCGGCCGGGGGCCACTCAGAGCCAAGTGGCCGCCAAGTGGGAGTTGCACCGGTCGGTCGTGTGCCGGATCTGGCAGCAGAAGGAAAAGCTGTTGGCTGACTACGAAGCCGGCCAGTCGAACGGCTGCCGTAAGCGcgggcgggaaggaaaagcccctgCTGTCGACCGGGCTCTCTTTACATGGCTCAAGGAGAAGAGGGCGCAGGGGGTGCTGCTGGCTGGACCCGCAGTCAAGGAAAAAGCCCGTCAGCTCGCTGCTTCCCTTGGACTGAATGATTTTAAGGCAAGCGACGGTTGGTTTACCAGATGGAAGAAACGCTTCAATGTTGCTTGCGGAAAAGAGCAGGGTGGAAAACAGTCAGCGGACAAACCCATCACTGAGCAGTGGCAGTGCGAAAAACTTCCTCGTATCCTTGAAAAGTTTTCTCTGGCTGACATCTACAATGCTGACGAAACAGGGCTTTATCTGAAAGGGCTCTGTGACAGAGGACttggagaaaaaaatgaaaagcaagaAGGAGGGAAAGCTTCAAAGGACAGGGTAACAGTGCTCGTCTGTGCCAACATGGATGGGAGTGACAAACGCCCGCTGGTCATGATCGGGACGTCAAAACGACCCCGATGCTTTCCGGTGGATTTCAGGAAACTTCCCCTCAATTATGTCAGTTCAGCGAATGCCTGGATGACAGGTGAGATTTTCATCAAATGGTTGAAAAAGTGGGATCGTCAGCTTTACTGGCAGAGCCGTCAGATATGCCTCTTCCTGGCTAACTGCTCCATACACCCGCAAGGAGTGGTTCTCACTAACATTCAGCTTGAATTCTTACCCCCTAACGCTACGTCTTCGATGCAACCTATGGCTCAAGGTGTCATTGAGAACATGAAGGGACATTACCGATCAAAAATAGCAAGCCGGATTAATGTTGCTCTTGATGTGGACCCCAGCGCAGATGTTCAGACAGTCCTGAAAACTGTGAACTTGCTAGATTGCGTTCATCTTGTTGCTGAGGCCTGGCAAGATGTAAAGCCGACAACAATTTCCAACTGTTTCCGGAAAGGCAAATTTGTTGTGCCAGAGGAAGGTGGGCGAGACGAGGGTATTGCAGAGTTTGACGACCCCCTGAACGATGTTCCACTTCCAGTCAACATGGAAAAAGAGGACTTAGTAGCTGCTGTGGCTGTGGACGAGGATTTGCTGACGTTCGGAGAGCTAACCCATGAGGAATTACTGCGCGCTGCAGCTGCTGCAAGGCCGGAGAAACGCGCTTGTGTGGATGAAATGTATCATAATGCAGAGGATACTCAAGAGAGTGAGGATGATTTTGATGAAGTTCCATCCCTGACAAACTCCGAGCTGTTGAAGGCTTTGAACACACTTCGGCACTTTTCGCAGCTAGAGGGACTTGGGGACGGGGTCTACAGGTCGCTTTGGGACATTGAATCTCACCTTCAGAACAAAATTGTGACTGAGAAGAAGCAGAGCAAATTAACAGAGTTCTTTCACCCCAAATGA